The window GGCCAGAGACCACAGGTGGGCCCGGCATCCTTGACTCCTGGGCCAGGGCCATGTCCACACCCGGCCTCCTGGCCTCACCCCAGCCTGGGCACCCCGCCTGGTCAACCGAGGTCCTATGTAGGGATCTGCATGCTGTCCAGGTCCTGATTCATGATCTGGAGAACATCATCTAGGATGGAAGGGCCTAGGTCCACATGCAGGGACAGCAGGGAGCTGGCATGGGACAGGAAGGACTCCTCAGCCCCTGACTCTGGGGTCAACCCATTGTGGGGTGAGCCAGCCTCTGGAGTCCTCCAGATGTCCACATTTCCTGCCTCTTGTGGGGAAGGCTGCGGGGAAGGCTGAGGGGTCTCCAGGTGCAGGCGAGGGGGCTTGGGTGGGGCCTGGGCTGTGGGCAGGGTAAGGGCCTGGGGCCCACCGATGACAGGTAGGGAGATGGCATTCTTGAGCAGAGGTGATGGCTCGATAGGAAGCAATGGCCCCACGGGGAGCTCCTGACCACACATGGTGGCAGTGCGTGTGAACTGGAAGGGGAGGTCGAAGCCACTATCCTCCTCGGGCTCCTCAACTGCAGTTCCTGGCAGAAGGTGGAACTTGCCCTGCAGAAAGGAGATGTCCCCAAACATGTCCCCACCACCTCCACTGCCGATATGAATGGTGTGGCGGAAGTCCCCTAGTGGTGGGCTGATCATGTCCGAGGACAGCAGGTCCCGTAGCTTCTCTTTCTTGCCCTTGCGACTGCCACGCTTCAGATAGATGGGGACCTTGGTGGACATGGCGACCTCACCCCAGGCCTGGTTGCCCAGCCCACAGCTTATGCGCCTCCTCTCAACACCAAACTCTGACTGCGGAGTGTAAGGTTCAGATGCCGAAACTTGCCAAAGGGCTGAAGACCAGAGTGCGGGATGGAACCAAAGTTAACCCAAGGAATTGCAAAAAAGAAGATTAAAGGTCAGTGAAGGCAGAGGTGGAGATAACAAAAGTCACTTTCTTCCCAAAGGGTTGGAAATTCTTTTCTGAGAACTGGAGGCAGAAAGATGAAGAATCTGATGTCAGCAATGTGCTTTGGTCTTGTTCCTGAGATTCTccactgggtccagggctgagGAGCTGAAACACAAAGGGGATATACAAGTCAGGGGCAGGAGGACAAAGGTCATGAGCAACTGTCTCATTCCCGGTTCCCGTGCATTAGTCCTGAGAGTCCAACTGGGGCTCCTCTCCTTGGGGGAGCCTTCTGGAAGAAGCAGGTCTTCATGGATCCACTGCATCTTAAAGAGAAGACCACTAGCCAGGTGCCGGGTACacatctgggaggctgaggcaggaggattgcaattttgaggctagccgtagcaacttagtgagactttgtctcaaaatacaaaataaagagaactggggatataacttagtggtaaagtactcctgggtttgattcccagtactccCACCCCAATAAAAGGGGCAGTACACTGGCTCTAAGCCCCTCCCTTTACATACACAAAACTGAGGCTTGGAACTTGAGCAATAGGTGCAAAGTCATGTACAAAGTCCTACTCTGTCCTCTGGCCCTGCCCATCATCACCGCCCCTCCCCCCAGTATCTCTCCCCACCCTGATCTCCACTGCACATCATGACAAGTTATGCCTCATGACATGTAGGTCATGCGTGGTGGTCTCACACACCGTCTCAATACCTGACTCGACTGGGAACAGAGGACTTGAAAACTGTCTTTCCTGCTTAGCTGTGACCTGCAGCGGGATGCACAGTAGATGCTCCGCCAACAGTGAGGGTGGGAGGACAACTCCCACCTGGAGGGGAGTTCCTGGgagtttcccttttctcctcctctatGTTAGAAGTTCTTATGGGCAGGGGCCCTGACCTAATGCAGCCCTGCTTCCCGCCCACACCTAAagggcaggtgggtggggagTACAGATGTGTTCAGGGGAAACCCAATACCTGCCATTCCTCTGGGCTTTTCGCAAACACATCTCAATCAATACAACCACCCTGCTATCACCCCCTATAAAAATTAGGGACTTtggggtgggaatgtagctcagggtagagtCATTGCCTGGTAcgtgtaaggctctgggtttaatccctagcaccagaaaaaaaagtattaaaaattagaGGTTCAGGGctagggtatagctcaggggtacaaTGCTTGGCTAACATGCACGAAgtccctaggttcagtccccagcaaaaagaaaaaaaaaaaaaaaaaaaaaaaggaaaaaaaaataccttataGGAGGATTCCTATAAGGTAttgcagagagaagaaaatgcaaaaatatggTATAGATGGTGCCATTTATTGAGAGTAATGACTCCTTccccatatgtgtacatataagaATATACGTGTATGGGTCTGTATAGGAGTCTATTTTCTATAAAGACAGAGATGAATCTGGAAGAATCTAGATTGTCACATGGCTGAGCGACAGAGAGGAGGTGTGGAGTcactgagaaggaaggaaaggtatCCTCAGTAAGAGTGATCTATAACACTTGGTCCAGGTACTAGAACGTGGTGTGCGTGTGTGGTACACAGAAACACCAAAGAGTGTTTGTCCTAATGCTGACGGTGGTTGTCTCAAGGTGGTAGCATATCAggttaatttctctctctctctttctcattcagACTTGTAAACtcaacttgtgtgtgtgtgtgtgtgtgtgtggtgctggaaatcaaatCTGGGGCTTT of the Sciurus carolinensis chromosome 11, mSciCar1.2, whole genome shotgun sequence genome contains:
- the Cdc42ep2 gene encoding cdc42 effector protein 2 — protein: MSTKVPIYLKRGSRKGKKEKLRDLLSSDMISPPLGDFRHTIHIGSGGGGDMFGDISFLQGKFHLLPGTAVEEPEEDSGFDLPFQFTRTATMCGQELPVGPLLPIEPSPLLKNAISLPVIGGPQALTLPTAQAPPKPPRLHLETPQPSPQPSPQEAGNVDIWRTPEAGSPHNGLTPESGAEESFLSHASSLLSLHVDLGPSILDDVLQIMNQDLDSMQIPT